A single window of Flagellimonas maritima DNA harbors:
- a CDS encoding gluconokinase, protein MLNTSKVFVVMGISGTGKSTVGKMLAKKLKINFYDGDDFHPKENIQKMSTGKALNDEDRHGWLVELNTLAKKQKFMGAVIACSALKQKYRDTLAQDMGTDLIFVHLEGSFELVKSRLENRKGHFMPVKLLQSQFDSLEPPKDAITVSVAENPDKILKAILKKLSISDKQSG, encoded by the coding sequence ATGCTTAATACGTCCAAAGTATTTGTTGTAATGGGAATAAGCGGCACAGGAAAATCTACTGTTGGAAAAATGCTCGCCAAAAAACTCAAAATCAATTTTTATGACGGTGATGATTTTCATCCAAAGGAAAACATCCAAAAAATGAGTACAGGTAAAGCCCTGAATGATGAAGATCGCCATGGATGGCTAGTTGAATTGAATACTTTGGCAAAAAAACAAAAATTTATGGGTGCGGTCATAGCCTGTTCCGCATTAAAGCAAAAATATAGGGACACGTTGGCTCAAGATATGGGAACTGATTTGATTTTTGTCCATCTTGAAGGATCTTTTGAGTTGGTAAAATCGAGATTGGAAAATAGAAAGGGACATTTTATGCCCGTAAAACTTTTACAGTCCCAATTTGATTCTCTTGAACCTCCCAAAGATGCAATTACAGTTTCCGTTGCCGAGAATCCTGATAAGATACTTAAAGCTATTTTAAAAAAACTGTCTATAAGTGATAAACAATCTGGATAA
- a CDS encoding M13 family metallopeptidase: MKKVFFVALSIIAFSSCKEKKEPTAEVEKIPGIVLENMDTIVNPKDDFYNYVNGNWMKNTEIPEDRTRWGGFSVLRKSTDADVLEIIADAKKNGKYDADTDQAKALAIYDTKLDTVARDKAGISPLQPALDAIEGIENLSDLRTVLATNLSVSSPFLSIGVQADLNNSAMNAVYMGPSGLGLPDRDYYLDEDEKSIEIREEYKKHITRMLQMLGDSEEDASVAAEKILELETKLAEPRLNKVERRDARNLNNPKTIAEADAMLSSIDLNKMLEELGATKKFDTLIVTQLEYGKYLDEFLKNTSIEDIKTLIRWDTFNNAAGRLTTDIETANWEFYSKFLRGAEKQRPADERALAAVNRNVGEALGQLYVDAKFPPEAKAKAEKMIANIIDAYKERIKKLDWMGDTTKIKAIEKLDKFTVKIAYPNDWEDYSDMAVSADNSYFDNMVAVDKWQRDDNFADIGEPVDKSKWGMSPQTVNAYFNPLNNEIVFPAAILQPPFYNYTADEAVNYGGIGAVIGHEISHAFDDSGSRFDSDGNLKNWWTDEDLEAFTERGNALAAQYDSVQVLPEVYVNGKFTLGENIGDLGGVLGAYDGLQKHLAENGRPENIDGFTPEERFFMSWATVWRTKIRDEALQTQIKTDPHSPGHVRAIQPLLNIQEFYDTFDIKEGDKMYLPPEERVQIW; this comes from the coding sequence ATGAAAAAAGTATTTTTTGTGGCTTTGTCCATTATTGCCTTTTCCAGTTGTAAGGAAAAAAAGGAACCAACCGCCGAGGTTGAAAAAATACCAGGTATCGTGTTGGAAAATATGGATACCATAGTCAATCCAAAGGATGACTTTTACAATTACGTAAATGGTAATTGGATGAAAAACACAGAAATTCCTGAAGATCGTACTAGATGGGGCGGTTTTTCCGTGCTAAGAAAATCGACCGACGCAGATGTACTGGAAATTATAGCAGATGCTAAAAAAAATGGAAAGTATGATGCTGACACCGATCAGGCAAAAGCACTTGCCATCTATGATACAAAATTGGATACCGTAGCAAGGGACAAAGCAGGTATTTCGCCATTGCAACCTGCTCTTGATGCTATTGAAGGTATTGAGAACCTATCCGATCTTCGAACAGTTTTGGCCACTAACCTTTCGGTGTCATCTCCATTTTTAAGTATAGGTGTACAAGCTGATTTGAACAATAGTGCAATGAATGCCGTTTATATGGGACCCTCGGGACTTGGACTTCCTGATCGTGATTATTATCTGGATGAAGATGAAAAATCTATAGAAATCCGTGAGGAATACAAAAAACACATTACGCGCATGCTTCAAATGTTGGGCGATAGTGAGGAAGATGCATCGGTTGCGGCCGAGAAAATATTGGAATTGGAAACAAAGCTTGCAGAACCGAGATTGAATAAAGTTGAGCGTAGGGATGCTCGAAACCTGAACAATCCAAAAACTATCGCTGAAGCCGATGCAATGTTGAGCAGTATAGACTTGAACAAAATGTTGGAAGAATTGGGGGCTACTAAAAAATTCGATACCCTGATTGTTACCCAGCTTGAATATGGCAAATATTTAGATGAATTTTTGAAAAATACATCGATAGAGGATATTAAAACACTTATTCGTTGGGATACCTTCAACAACGCTGCAGGAAGATTAACAACCGATATTGAAACAGCAAACTGGGAGTTCTACAGCAAATTTCTAAGAGGTGCAGAAAAACAGCGCCCAGCAGATGAACGTGCCTTAGCGGCTGTAAACAGAAATGTTGGTGAAGCATTGGGTCAATTGTATGTAGATGCTAAGTTTCCGCCAGAAGCCAAAGCCAAAGCGGAGAAAATGATAGCCAATATTATTGATGCATATAAAGAACGTATCAAAAAACTGGATTGGATGGGCGATACCACCAAAATCAAAGCAATAGAAAAGCTTGATAAGTTCACTGTAAAAATTGCGTATCCAAATGATTGGGAAGATTACTCCGATATGGCAGTTTCTGCGGATAATAGCTATTTTGACAACATGGTGGCAGTAGACAAATGGCAGCGAGATGATAATTTTGCGGATATTGGAGAACCGGTCGATAAATCTAAATGGGGAATGTCTCCGCAAACAGTGAATGCATATTTTAATCCCTTGAACAACGAAATAGTATTTCCTGCAGCAATTTTACAGCCACCATTCTACAATTACACTGCAGACGAAGCTGTTAACTACGGTGGTATCGGTGCCGTAATAGGTCATGAAATTTCACATGCCTTTGACGATAGTGGCTCACGTTTTGATTCGGACGGTAATTTAAAAAATTGGTGGACCGATGAAGATTTAGAAGCTTTTACGGAAAGGGGCAATGCACTTGCAGCACAATATGACAGTGTACAGGTTTTACCGGAAGTGTATGTTAATGGAAAATTCACCTTAGGTGAAAATATTGGTGATCTAGGCGGTGTTCTGGGAGCTTATGACGGTTTGCAAAAACACTTGGCAGAAAACGGAAGGCCGGAAAATATAGATGGTTTTACCCCGGAAGAACGTTTCTTTATGTCTTGGGCTACTGTTTGGAGAACTAAAATAAGGGATGAAGCACTACAGACACAGATTAAGACTGACCCACATTCTCCAGGTCACGTAAGAGCTATTCAGCCTCTATTGAATATTCAAGAATTCTATGATACTTTCGATATAAAAGAGGGTGACAAAATGTATTTACCACCAGAAGAACGGGTACAGATTTGGTAA
- a CDS encoding GntP family permease, with protein sequence MIATNLLLAVIAGIAILLFLILRLKVNAFIALLIGSITVGLIAGLDAKEIIKTIQDGMGNTLGFVATVVGLGAMFGGILEASGGAKTIADFMISKFGLKKAPSAMVISGFLIAIPVFFDVAFIILVPMIYALQRKTGKSLLLYAIPLLAGLAITHAFIPPTPGPIAVADIIGADLGWVILVGFLAGIPTALIAGLLFGRFISKKIFVKAPKKMENKELLTLPPIGLTLLIIAFPIVLILLNTVVATGAMGITNKTILETIALIGHPFTALIIANLLAWYFFGIRRGFTKQQLFDISAKSLAPAGTVILLTGAGGVFKQVLTNTGAGELLAKALGDAGFPVLAFAFVSAAIVRIIQGSSTVAMITAAGLVSPLLVNSNLSPVELACMVIAIASGSSIFSHVNDSGFWLVGQYLGITEKQTFRSWTIMTTILAFVGIITVSVLYILV encoded by the coding sequence ATGATAGCAACGAACTTACTTTTAGCCGTTATTGCAGGAATCGCCATACTCCTTTTTCTCATTTTAAGACTGAAAGTAAACGCTTTCATAGCTTTACTCATTGGGAGTATAACAGTCGGTCTGATTGCCGGTCTTGATGCAAAGGAAATTATTAAGACCATTCAGGACGGTATGGGCAACACCTTGGGTTTTGTGGCAACCGTTGTAGGTCTTGGTGCTATGTTTGGGGGAATTTTAGAAGCTTCAGGCGGAGCAAAAACGATCGCAGATTTTATGATTTCCAAATTTGGATTGAAAAAAGCACCTTCCGCTATGGTTATTTCAGGGTTTTTAATTGCCATACCCGTTTTTTTTGATGTTGCTTTTATTATTTTGGTTCCAATGATTTATGCGTTGCAGCGTAAAACTGGAAAATCGTTACTGCTTTACGCCATACCTCTTTTGGCCGGTCTGGCCATAACCCATGCCTTTATACCACCCACACCGGGTCCAATTGCCGTTGCGGATATTATAGGTGCAGATTTGGGATGGGTAATTCTAGTAGGATTTTTGGCAGGAATACCAACCGCTCTAATTGCAGGCTTGTTGTTTGGACGTTTTATATCAAAGAAAATATTTGTGAAAGCTCCAAAAAAAATGGAAAACAAAGAACTGCTTACGCTTCCACCTATTGGGTTGACCCTTCTCATCATTGCTTTTCCCATCGTTTTGATTTTATTGAATACCGTTGTTGCAACTGGCGCAATGGGCATAACGAACAAGACAATCCTTGAAACCATTGCCTTGATTGGGCATCCGTTTACGGCTTTGATTATCGCAAATCTTTTGGCTTGGTACTTTTTTGGAATAAGAAGAGGGTTTACGAAACAACAACTTTTTGATATCTCTGCCAAATCATTGGCACCTGCAGGTACCGTTATTTTGCTCACCGGTGCCGGAGGTGTTTTTAAGCAAGTATTGACCAATACGGGAGCGGGCGAATTATTGGCAAAGGCATTGGGAGACGCAGGTTTCCCCGTCTTAGCGTTTGCGTTTGTTAGCGCAGCTATAGTGAGAATAATACAAGGGTCTTCCACGGTGGCAATGATTACCGCAGCGGGCTTGGTTTCACCGTTATTGGTAAATTCCAATTTGAGTCCCGTGGAGCTTGCCTGTATGGTCATTGCCATAGCATCGGGATCCAGTATTTTTTCCCATGTAAATGATAGTGGCTTTTGGTTGGTAGGTCAATATTTGGGTATTACCGAAAAGCAAACTTTTCGATCTTGGACCATAATGACAACAATTTTGGCTTTTGTAGGGATAATCACGGTATCGGTACTATACATTTTGGTGTAA
- a CDS encoding response regulator transcription factor, whose product METEKKKILLVEDDPNFGIVLKDYLSMNDFDVVLAKNGMEGFEKFKKDNYDVCILDVMMPYKDGFTLAREIREKNENVPIIFLTAKTMKEDVLKGYKAGADDYLNKPFDSEVLLMKLKAILQRKASSTLADSKQFEFEIGNFHLNSKLRFLKYMDEEPVKLSPKENELLRLLALHENDLMPRELALTKIWRDDNYFTSRSMDVYIAKLRKYLKRDDVVEILNIHGEGFRLVVKAENP is encoded by the coding sequence ATGGAAACTGAGAAAAAAAAGATACTTTTAGTTGAGGATGACCCTAATTTTGGAATTGTTCTAAAAGACTACTTATCTATGAACGATTTTGACGTTGTTCTGGCAAAAAATGGAATGGAAGGTTTTGAAAAATTCAAAAAAGACAACTATGATGTTTGTATTTTGGATGTGATGATGCCTTACAAAGATGGGTTCACACTAGCTAGAGAGATTAGGGAGAAAAATGAAAATGTTCCAATTATTTTTTTGACTGCCAAAACAATGAAAGAAGATGTCTTAAAAGGCTATAAAGCTGGCGCGGACGACTATCTCAATAAACCTTTTGATTCTGAAGTACTGTTGATGAAGCTTAAAGCAATACTTCAAAGAAAAGCATCCAGTACCTTGGCAGATAGCAAACAATTTGAATTTGAGATAGGTAATTTCCACTTGAATTCCAAGCTGCGTTTTCTAAAATATATGGATGAGGAACCTGTAAAACTTTCACCTAAGGAAAATGAGTTGTTACGACTTCTTGCCTTGCACGAAAATGACTTAATGCCACGGGAATTGGCCTTGACAAAGATATGGAGGGACGATAATTACTTCACATCACGGAGTATGGACGTCTACATCGCTAAATTAAGAAAGTATTTAAAGCGGGACGATGTGGTAGAGATTCTGAATATTCATGGCGAAGGATTCAGGTTGGTCGTAAAGGCAGAAAATCCTTAG
- a CDS encoding sensor histidine kinase, with translation MNKKLFVLLVILMSLSLTGIIFVQVYWIRTSVNDKEEQFSRTVTDILDKVASRVEKREMKDYSDRLASLVDSIGQPKTTQFRNFLFVDRDLNSDEILFYSHGILEEDYNITSTFFDNIKGEEDTTTIKNFTSKRTKAVFKEEYGLDGKSYSLTPIQKAEKIGGLSRIDKAAWEDVFMEYAKSRPIHKRVSKQELELLLSQELKNRNIDIDYEYGVYSQGYPTKVKSKKFKFSESKMYKAPIFKDSEGRTNFSLLLTFPTMKKFLFQSIMGMALLSLVFTLVIMIAYSSAIYQLIKQKQISEIKTDFINNMTHEFKTPIATINLAVEAIRNPKSIEDKEKVLRYLGMIKDENKRMHAQVENVLRISKLEKNQLDIRKDRVDVHDIITDAIAHVDLIVEDRGGYVNTHLNAERSEILANDMHFTNVIVNVLDNAVKYSPEFPKIDVYTEIVKNNIIIKIKDQGAGMSKAVLKRVFEKFYREHTGDIHNVKGHGLGLAYVKRIIDDHQGEVYAESEKGKGSTFFIKLPLI, from the coding sequence ATGAACAAGAAGCTATTCGTTCTTCTCGTCATTCTTATGAGCTTATCTCTCACCGGGATTATTTTTGTTCAGGTGTACTGGATAAGGACTTCGGTCAATGACAAAGAAGAACAATTTTCAAGGACGGTTACGGACATACTGGATAAGGTTGCGAGCCGAGTGGAGAAGAGAGAGATGAAGGATTATTCAGACCGTTTGGCTTCATTGGTAGATAGTATAGGGCAACCTAAGACCACTCAGTTCAGAAATTTTTTATTTGTTGACAGAGATTTGAATTCAGATGAGATTCTTTTTTATTCCCATGGAATTCTAGAAGAAGATTACAATATAACCTCTACGTTCTTTGATAATATAAAAGGTGAAGAAGATACAACCACAATTAAAAACTTCACCAGCAAGCGTACCAAAGCAGTTTTTAAGGAAGAATACGGTCTAGATGGAAAAAGTTATAGCTTAACACCTATTCAGAAAGCTGAAAAAATCGGTGGACTTTCTAGGATTGACAAAGCTGCGTGGGAAGATGTTTTTATGGAATATGCCAAAAGCAGACCAATTCATAAAAGAGTCTCCAAGCAAGAATTAGAACTTTTACTAAGTCAAGAACTGAAAAATAGGAATATTGATATTGATTATGAGTACGGAGTGTATAGCCAAGGCTATCCAACCAAAGTAAAATCAAAAAAGTTCAAGTTCTCTGAATCTAAAATGTATAAGGCACCGATATTCAAGGATAGCGAAGGAAGAACAAATTTTTCATTGCTGCTCACATTCCCAACGATGAAAAAGTTTCTTTTCCAATCAATTATGGGTATGGCACTTTTATCCTTGGTTTTCACTCTTGTCATTATGATTGCTTATTCCAGTGCAATCTATCAATTGATTAAACAAAAGCAGATATCTGAGATAAAGACTGATTTTATTAATAATATGACCCACGAGTTCAAGACGCCGATTGCTACAATCAATCTTGCCGTTGAGGCCATAAGAAACCCAAAATCAATAGAGGACAAAGAAAAAGTATTGCGATATCTAGGCATGATCAAGGACGAAAACAAACGTATGCATGCGCAGGTAGAAAATGTTCTTAGGATATCTAAATTGGAAAAGAACCAATTGGATATTAGAAAGGATAGGGTAGATGTTCATGATATAATAACAGATGCCATTGCCCACGTAGATTTGATAGTTGAAGACAGGGGAGGATACGTTAATACCCATTTGAATGCCGAAAGATCTGAAATATTGGCAAATGATATGCACTTTACAAATGTTATTGTAAACGTTTTGGATAATGCAGTAAAATATTCTCCTGAATTTCCAAAAATTGATGTGTATACAGAAATTGTAAAGAATAATATTATCATAAAGATAAAAGACCAGGGAGCTGGGATGAGCAAAGCGGTACTTAAAAGAGTTTTTGAAAAATTCTACCGGGAACATACCGGAGATATACATAATGTAAAAGGTCATGGATTAGGACTGGCCTATGTAAAACGAATTATTGACGATCATCAAGGAGAAGTTTATGCAGAAAGTGAAAAAGGAAAAGGAAGTACTTTCTTTATAAAACTACCTTTAATTTAG
- the coaE gene encoding dephospho-CoA kinase (Dephospho-CoA kinase (CoaE) performs the final step in coenzyme A biosynthesis.), producing the protein MMIVGLTGGIGSGKSVVATIFQDLGIPVYNSDSEAKLLMTNSTRVKNEILLLLGKKAYINGELNKTFIAKKVFKSPEILEKLNKIVHPAVREHFLEWVEQQTSPYVIQETALIFENDAQDKYDYIILIKAPKNLRVERVIKRDGIAKQEVLDRIENQMDDKEKTSLADFCIENIDLHTTKDKVLELHQKLIVLTN; encoded by the coding sequence ATGATGATAGTAGGGCTAACAGGCGGTATCGGTAGTGGCAAGAGTGTTGTAGCCACCATTTTCCAGGACCTGGGGATACCAGTATACAATTCCGATTCCGAAGCAAAATTATTGATGACCAATTCGACCCGTGTAAAGAACGAAATTCTTTTACTTCTAGGAAAAAAAGCATATATCAACGGAGAACTAAACAAAACATTTATTGCAAAGAAAGTTTTTAAGAGCCCAGAAATACTTGAAAAGTTAAACAAAATCGTTCATCCTGCCGTTCGTGAACATTTTTTGGAATGGGTGGAACAACAAACATCTCCCTATGTGATCCAGGAAACAGCATTGATTTTTGAAAATGATGCTCAAGACAAATATGATTATATCATTTTGATAAAAGCTCCTAAAAATCTACGTGTTGAAAGAGTTATAAAGCGCGACGGCATTGCAAAGCAAGAGGTTTTGGATCGTATTGAGAATCAAATGGATGACAAAGAAAAGACTTCTCTTGCTGATTTTTGTATTGAAAATATCGATTTACATACTACTAAAGACAAAGTTTTAGAACTACACCAAAAATTGATTGTACTAACAAATTGA
- a CDS encoding glycosyltransferase, with translation MNLYFSIIVPVYNRPEEIRELLESLVQQDFKKSYEVVIVEDGSLESSGDIVKKFEKDLQISYYFKENSGPGDSRNFGMQKAKGNYFIILDSDCILPKQYLVEVDKELKRDFVHCFGGPDAADDSFTTVQKAINYVMTSFFTTGGIRGSSNSIGKFQPRSFNMGISKEAFAKAGGFGRIHPGEDPDLTFRIWKAGYTSRLFPKAFVYHKRRIDWNKFYIQVNKFGMVRPILNKWHKGTARLTYWFPTLFMVGLITSALLAVTGFIFPLLVFAAYFLTLFIDSLIKNKSFIVAYLSIFAALTQFIGYGTGFLKSTILLNFSNKEPEKLFPKLFFKRK, from the coding sequence ATGAATCTATACTTTTCTATAATCGTACCAGTTTACAATAGACCGGAAGAAATCAGGGAGCTATTGGAAAGTCTCGTTCAACAGGATTTTAAAAAGAGTTATGAAGTGGTAATTGTAGAAGACGGTTCCTTGGAATCTTCTGGGGATATCGTAAAAAAATTTGAAAAGGATTTACAGATATCATACTATTTTAAAGAGAACTCCGGGCCTGGTGATTCCAGAAATTTTGGGATGCAGAAAGCAAAAGGAAATTATTTTATAATCCTGGATTCTGATTGCATCTTACCAAAGCAATATTTGGTTGAAGTGGATAAAGAGCTAAAACGTGACTTTGTTCACTGTTTTGGTGGTCCGGATGCAGCTGATGATTCTTTTACTACCGTACAAAAAGCCATTAACTATGTGATGACTTCTTTTTTTACTACTGGGGGAATTAGGGGCAGCAGTAATTCAATAGGTAAATTTCAACCGAGAAGTTTCAATATGGGAATTTCCAAAGAGGCTTTTGCCAAAGCAGGGGGATTTGGGAGAATTCATCCTGGGGAAGATCCAGATTTGACATTTAGAATTTGGAAGGCAGGGTATACTTCCAGATTGTTTCCCAAAGCATTTGTATACCATAAAAGACGTATTGACTGGAATAAATTTTACATACAAGTGAATAAATTTGGGATGGTAAGACCGATATTGAATAAATGGCATAAGGGAACGGCTAGGCTTACGTATTGGTTTCCGACATTATTTATGGTTGGACTGATTACATCTGCATTATTGGCGGTTACAGGTTTTATTTTTCCTTTATTGGTTTTCGCTGCGTATTTTTTGACCTTATTTATAGACTCCCTTATTAAAAACAAGAGCTTTATCGTAGCCTATCTTTCAATTTTTGCGGCATTGACGCAATTCATAGGATATGGAACAGGTTTTTTAAAATCCACGATCTTGCTTAACTTTAGTAACAAAGAACCTGAAAAGCTTTTTCCCAAGCTGTTTTTTAAAAGAAAGTAA